Genomic DNA from Cloeon dipterum chromosome 3, ieCloDipt1.1, whole genome shotgun sequence:
GcttttaactaattaaaattaacttattgCGCAATAACACTCAATTTATTATCTCAAAACTTAGTGATCTTTTTAATATCTCAgaaaaaagagggaaaataatGCGGAGAATgcaagatattatttattatttttccaaaagatGTTTGTTTAAATGTATCTTAACtcagagtttttaatttataaattttcgaaatttatagGTGCAATGACGATTGTTGTATCAAATcggataatttataaaatatgtactTAAATCATGGGTTTCCCCTGATAGTATACAACAACAGTAACAACAAAACTTTACTTCGTTCTCAAAATTGAATGTAAAGCCGATTAAGACACAACTGTACTGTGAGACTTGAAGGTTCGACCTGGGGACGATTAGTTCTGTAGGTACTGACAGTAGAGCaacaacacaaacaaaaacaaacacacacacgtgctTAGTAAACGTAAACGAGTGCCATCATACGGTCAGCTGTTAAACTTCTTGTTTTAACCGCCCCCTTCTCCGTCATTCGTTGCTTAACCCAACCCAAAACCAAACAACAAACTCGTGCGAGGCTGTGCGAGACTTCAGGCAGACAACAACACCAATGTCCTGGATGAACCAGGGATGGACCGACGTATGTTTGCAAAATTGTAACTTTTCGTGAGAGAAAAGTTTCGAGGAAGATGTCGAAGAACAAGAGAAAATCGGTTGCACCGTGGTTCAAATGTGAAAAGTGCGATAGCATAATTAATCAGAAAGACGTTGAACATCATGAGGCAACCTGTCCACCAAAGATTGATCCATTTCTCTACCCTTTCATCACGAAAAACACGATCTACAGCACCATAGAGGAACAAAAACCTGAAAGCAGTAAGAAATCCTGGTCTCGAAcccacaattttttaaaaacagttgagattgaaaaattaaaaaaaagatttttagtACATACATAGATACATACATACGATTCCcatgttattgttgtttattctcatccaACTCACAAGCACAGTGCAAAAATAGTCATACTAAATTATGATGAGAAAAGGCTAGAAAGCTAGcgaaaaaccaataaatcaTATTACCTTATTCAAGTCAGCGCAACGCGaccgttgaaaattttatgcatttattataaattaaaattggaattatatAACAATATTACACCGtccccattttaaaatatttttgttgtgagagatcattaattttttccaattttgatattttgataaCCTCTtacctctttaaaatttgaaactttcaGAAAACCTAGAGCGCGTCCCATTGTCAAGACACGCATTCGTTGTCCAACTGTCTCAACAGGCCATGCAGCTATGTCAACTCAGCATCGGCGACCCTGTGAGCGTAGAGGTCAACGGCACCAGGGTGGCTCGCAACGTCTGGCCCAGCCCTGAGGGCAGCCTCATGTCCGTGATCTTTTCACGGTCTGCCCTGGAACTGCTTGGCTGCAAACCAGGAGACGTTGTCACAGTGCAGAACTTGTACTCGCTTCCCCTGCCTGTTGCAGAGGTGGTAGTCAAGTTGGTTGGTCCTGAGAACAGCTTGACAGGGGAGCAGGCCATGGCTCTTCTGCAGAGACAACACCAGGAAAGAGTTTTCTACGTTAACAACCTGATTGGACTTAGGTACATGGGAATCACCTTGAAATACAAGGTGGTCAAGGCCACTCCAGTTGGACACCCTCAATCTCTTGAACAGAATTTACAAGTACGCAGGAACTGCACACTAatgaattcaataatttcaaataatccaATTTCAGAATCTGTCTCTCGACAATAGGGCTGAAATAGCTCCATGTTACCGGGTTGTCCCTGATACAATTTTCCGGATGGAAGGCGCCCAtggtgaaacaaaaaaatatggaccatttttaaatcaagtcgGGGGTattgatgaaataattaaatgtctAGAGGAGATGCTGCTCAATGTTGTGAGACCTACCAAGCATCCAGGTAggacttgattttattttcatttgaaatcaatCTTGACATCCTCAAAGGTTTGTCTCCTGCGAGAGGCGTTCTCCTCCACGGTGCACCAGGAACGGGAAAAACGATGCTTGCAACCGCATTGGGGCACAGGCCAAATATTTCTTTCGTCCACATTCAAGCAGCTGAAacttttagcaaattttatgGAGAGACTGAAACACAGCTCAAATCGTATTTCTCCAGCGCTGTCAGAAAGTGAGAATGTTatgaaccaaatttaattttcgaaatttcaattttatttgttttcctaGAGCTCCAagcataattttcattgaCGAGGTTGACGTCCTTTGCCCAAAGAAGCATAGTTCAAGCTCGCAGCAGGAGCAGAGAGTCCTCGCGTCACTCGTGTCAGAATTGGATTCTCTGAAGGACAAACGAGTCCTGGTCGTGGCTGCGACAGGCAGGCCTGATGCAATCGATCAGTCACTCAGGAGACCTGGTCGTTTGGACGAAGAAATTGAACTGCCTGTCCCAAATCCCACAGCTCGCAAAGACATATTGTGCAAACTGCTCGAAAATGTCCAAACCGACATCAAAGAGGAATCAGTAAAGGAAATTGCTGATCGAGCCCACGGATTTGTGGGGGCTGATTTGATGTCTTTGTGCACTTATGCGGTTAACAAAGCGTCCAAACGTCAGTCCACTGTAGTGGAGTTTGCTGACCTAGAATGGGCTCTGACCCAGGTTACGCCGAGTGCCATGCGTGAAGTTCTTGTGGAAGTCCCAAATGTAATTATTCTTAACCGGCTAACTAGTGTGGCATTAATACAGTATACATGTATGCCCTGTAGGTGAAATGGAGCGACATCGGTGGCCAAGCCGAACTCAAGCTGAAATTGAAGCAGGCTGTTAATTGGCCACTAATGTATCCAGAGTCCTTCATTCGATTAGGAGTCAACCCACCGAGAGGGGTGTTGATGTATGGACCCCCTGGCTGCTCCAAGACGATGATTGCCAAGGCACTGGCCACTGAGAGTGGTCTGAATTTCTTATCTATTAAGGTTTGTAAGGTTCGTGATTGTTCTCATATATagtaatcaaatttcaagcagGGCCCAGAATTGTTCAGCAAATGGGTTGGGGAGTCGGAAAAAGCGATACGCACAGTATTTCGCAAAGCAAGACAAGTTGCTCCATCCATCGTGTTTTTCGACGAGGTGGACGCCCTGTGTGGCAAAAGAGGAGATTCAGGAAATGAGAGTGGAAGCAGTGTTCAAGAGAGAGTTTTGGCACAGCTTTTGACTGAGTTAGATGGCGTCGAAGAGCTCCGGAATGTCACAGTTGTGGCTGCAACAAACCGCCCTGACAGAATAGACCAGGTTTGTACAACCAAAAAGTTAAACAATAGTATTTCACGTCAAAATGGAGCCTAagtattaatattaatgataTTTCTTCACCACAGGCTTTGCTGAGACCTGGGCGCTTGGACAGGAAAATTTACGTTCCCCTGCCTGATGCCGAGACTAGGAGAGAAATCTTTTCTATTCACAAACGTAAAACCCCTCACTCGAAAGAAGTTGACATTGATGAACTAGTATCCAAGACTGATGGCTATTCTGGAGCTGAGGTAATTGTGCAGTGCTCTGTTGTATTGTCTTTCAAGAGCTTTAATTTACAGGTTAGTGCTGTGTGTCATGAAGCTGCTCTCGCTGCTCTGCAGGATGATATCAATGCGACTGAGTTGTGCATGCACCATTTTTCCCAGGCTCTGGTCTCAATTACGCCAAGAACTCCAGCCTCGCTACTTGATTTGTATGCCTCTTTCTAAGCGTTAAAATACTCAAAAAAtgctatatattttaataaatcaggTTGTTTAAAATATGCAGTTTATTACATgcaacaatattaaaattatacatttcaacatattaacataattttcaaacatttgtgTGTTAACTCTGTTTTTTAGTggatttggaaataaaattaatattgatcaAGAAGTAGTATTACTGTTGCTGCTAGGATAAATTAACATACAGCCTCACTTGTATCTGGGAAAAACAGTTTCACTTTGTCCATGTTCCAATGTATACCAGATGACTGGCAAACCAAAGACCAAACAtatggaatgaaaaattcttcagGACGGTCTTCTTCAacatatttgaatttcaagtcAGGGAATTTCTATGAAGAAGGATTTATTTAGTATAAATTGCAACTCCGAAATTTAGAAATACCTTGAGCCTGTCCTTGTTCCACTGCATAGCACCCTGTTGAATGGTTTCAAGCACATCCCCCTCTCCCAAATCACTTTGAATTTGCTGCAACTTGTAAGCGAAGTAGGTGATAACCTGCTCACACATTCAAATTATACTATTCAAACCCTCAAAATATGGCAATATGTTACCAGGTCAATATTGCAAACCACGTCTTGAAAGGCGGGGTGGCTTTTGAACATCTCAAAGGTCTCCTTTTTGTACAGGAGTGTGTAAATCAAATTTGGGTTTGAAGCCAGTTGGTGGGTCAAGCAGGAGTTCAGGATTTCCAACACCATTCGCAGCACATCCTCCAGCACAGCCAGGTCTTGCTCCATGTCAGATTCTTGCTCACTCGACACCGTTGACTGGGACCTCTTCAGTGCAGCCACCTCAGAGGAGAGGCGGTTGTGCTTTTTCGCAAGGGTTTCAAAGAGGGACACCAGCCGCTGACTCACATATGGGTGCAAGTCGCTGAACTGACTTGACATGTTTGCCAGGGCAGCGAGACAGTTGGTGTGCAAATACTTGTcctaaacaaataataaacaggttaaaatgggaaaagccatgatattttgtaaattttgtgccTCACCcgcattttcaaaatgttataTTGAATTGTTCTTATAACCACAAGCACTAGAAGACCACCAAgggaaatttctgaaattgcCCTCTCTGTGTACCATGTGATGGAACGTAgtttctgtaaaaattaagaCTTCTTGTGACATACTGAACAGTattatgttgaaaaataactcACAATTTGGTGCACAGTTCTATTGAATATTTCATCTTCACTCAGAATTAGCAGAATAATTAACGACATGTAGATGTGATGTGAATTACTGTGCGGCGCGTGATACAGAGTTTTCAGAATTGGAACAACCTGAAACAAGCAATTCGAAACCAGCgtagttgaataaaaaattacataccAGAAGCTCGATGTCTGCTCTGGAGATGATAAAGCTGCGCATGTTGGGGTTGCAGTGGATGAGCAAGTACAAAAGTAGGGTGGATTGGTCCGAGGCTGGGGCGTTGCACAGTGCCAAGTACATCCACGGAAAGTCAATCGTGAATGAAGCACTTGAGGCACTCACAGCAGAGCCAGATTCTTGAATTTCAACATGACAAAGAAAGTCTTTAGTATCATAGGATTCTGTCAAcgttaatttgtattttaaaggCTATGAAGTTTCAGAGGTTCCGTTTGAAATTAGTATTAACTGTTCTcaggcaaaaattatattaacgCATCTCAATGGCTGGTTTGAAtagacaaaacaaaaatgaggTTTGATCTGTAAGcagctcaaaattgaaaagacaTAGAATcggttataaatttaaagcaaaaagtttaaaaagaattgaaaCCGATAGAACGAGGGGGGCTTGTGACGCAGGCATATCTGGACTTTTTACTACCTGCAGAGTTTGAGAATGAGAAAAGAGCTTCTCTGTATGGATTCAGCAGGTTCTTCTCACAAGTGCAATGACTCACGAGAACGAGAATCAAAAGCAAAGACTGGTTCGCCAGGGGTGAATCAGGCTCTCCTTCTTTTAGGGGTTCATTGTTTGCTAACCCAAAAGTTAGCATGTTCCAAATCCCAGCTGTAAAATCAGATATTAGAGAAggaattcagaaaaaaataaaattgcttacAGGCTAAACCTAATACTATGCTGCCACCAGTGTCCCCACGACCCATGAAATTAGGTGGTGCTTTTTCTCTCGTTCCGAAGTGTGAGAGTAGCCTTTTGATCAACAAGCAAGAGTGAATGGAACTTTTCCCAGCAATAAGATATCTGaaatacaagaaaaattgatcatttggaagatcctaaaataaataactttgtATCCCTTCTAACCTGTATATCATTGATTTGTTTGCTTGCTGATTTGTGAAAAGTTGAGCCGAGAGCAGAACCAAAAGACAGTTTATAGCTTCAAAGTGTAGTGCGTAGGTTGTGTCTCTGCAACAAAAAGTTTGATACTTTTATTTCAAGGTATGGAgatcttaattatttatattaccGGACAGGAAGATCAACCAGAAGCTCGACTAAGCTTGACAAAAACACATCCAATTTACTAAGTTGGTCACTTCCCTCAACTGCAGCAGATTTCTTGTCGCCTGTATTTGcagcaagttaaaaaaactgctaCAACAcatgtcaaaatataaatgcaaCTTTACCTcctatttcaaattgattggCGAAATCTTCCTCAGTAATATTCTCCACAAAGAATTTGCACAAAACCTTGAGTACAAAGAGGGAATTGTGCGTGGACCAGCTAAATGTGAAGTTGTCATTTTGGCTGTCGTTCGCTCTCATGCAAATGgacttttcaatgaaaaatgagaCTAGAGAATGGAAATTGCCACTGCGAGGATTGTTGGCCAGCAATTGACGACAGATGCCTTGCACACTTTCATCCAAGTTCCTTTGATCAGCACTGAAAATGGGAGAGAGTATGTACACGATTAAAAAGACTGCAAGAGTGGCAacttatttctaaatatatcTAGCGAATTACTTTTTCCTCGAATTCCAATAAATGCAGacactgaaaatttgtttaatttagttGTTATAGACCAAAATTTGCatagtaaatataaattttgtgatcaaaaatatttataaatcaaaatttagtgAGTTACAATCCGTAACTGTCCCAAGAAGTGGAAAATATGGgttaatcaataatttataaaaacatacAGTCCATTAAAAACTTACGCTGATTTTGGAGGAATAAAGGTGAAAGTCAGAAACTGCTCCCAAAATGGGTCATTTGGGGCGATGATTTCCTTGCCAACAAATTTCTGGATGAACTCGTTCGAAGACAAATCTGCCAATCTACTTTCTGACGACCCCATTTTTAGTCTGAAACCACCAAACGATAAAAATACTCTATCTCCCCTGAGaaacacgtttttcaaactaaatcgAAAAGTGATTCAGTAAAAACTGGCAATGACGTGTAACTAGAGCCTAGAGCCTAAACAGCccacaataataaatttgttttgacgCACCGGGAAGGAAATTCATAGAAGGATTTTAAGTACGAAATAAGTTACCTAAGACACTAAAACACTTCTGGTCCAAAGAGGAATTTAATTAGCTCAAGTGCAAAACCATTATGACTGTCCAACAGATAGAAATTCTTCCTTTCCAGTAAAATTGAGAATTATTCAGAGCGACCTTCTTCGCATTCAGCTGCTTGGGGTTTGGCAGTGTTTACGTAGCATTCCTTCATTAGCCAACCAGAGAGCCGGAAAACCAGCGCTTACTCGTCATTGGTACACATTCAAaacatttgagaaaaaattgagcGCTAAAATAGTGCCGATCACTCACTTACTATTTATATGACCGAAACTTATTGTTAATGACGGTCTGAGTATGATAactaaaaatcctaaaaatacTGTAGTGTCCGTTTCACAAATCATAAACAATCTAGGAgctctgaattaaattttaaaaatttgaataaattactgATAAGCACAAGACTGTGTGCTAGAGGGATATAATGACAATGACCAATGACGTTGAATAATACTCTCTGCTcttgtaattaattcataaatcagtatcaaattattcattttttattgcgattttttcatttttgctacaaaattttgatgacaTAAATGTAAGATCTATGAATAAGGGGAATGGGttagtttttaaaactcttttctacgtgtattttttaaaaacgttattttgatttttctctacTCACACGTCACATGATATATACACTTTGAGAAAGTTAATAGTATCAAAAGAATTAATGAGTTAATGGAAGAGTTTAGTGAGTTGTTGTTCTgagaacaacaaaaattttgttgctgttgttgtaTAATGAGTTTGTATTTAAGAGCACCTTAATATAAATTGCCGAAAATTACACATTGCAATATAAACTTGTTGAAACCAAATACAAAGCGTAATTCATCTCAAATTTTATATGCcgtgtattttaatttttttcttctgttcCACCTCTTCAAGTTTataattgttgttgttttattttgcaataatttaattgatattcaGTTAATTTCCTTGTTGGTGTTTTAAACGGCAGCAGGAAAGTCAGACAGTTTCACAGCATGATGTCATGTGTTTGGATCGCAGCCAAGAGCAGGCCAAGAGCGAGCTGAGCTCGCTTTGAAGAAGACACAAGTATACGAGACGAGGAGGGAAGGAGAAGATATAATATGCTGCCTTCGTCGCAGGCCTTTATTTGCAGACTTTATATACCCGACCTCAGTCGAGACCAGTCGAGTCAGAGTCGGCACCAGCTTCAGGttgattttgttcattttgttaACTCGCGCAGTGTCTGAACAGGATACTAGTCCGCGCCGCCCAcgcaattcataaaattttggtgagtttatctgaaatttaaaatttcaatgtgtaaaggatgaaaatgatttttagataaaatcaTAATCTTATCTATTATCTCTGCTACTTTCTAGCCTGCAGCAAAATACTTTATCGTAGCGcatgaaacaataataattattaaaatgaggcAGAAAATGTGTCGTGTATAATTTCGATATTTCTTGAAATGGGAAATAAGGAATTAAGCTCCGCACCATCCTTTTAAGTCGATCAATAGAGGAGCAACAGTGACgcccatttttatttagcgTCACGAAAGAGAAGCTGCGCGTGTTGTCAGGATTCTACGAACCAGTGAGTCCATCAAATTATAGGAAAACCTATTAAACTAACTTATTTTTGTTATCTTGCGATAGTTTAGAAAATTCCAGATTCCAGTTGCACATAGGACAATAATCTTACAAATAAAAGTGTTTCAAATACACAAACACTCTGCTCTTGTCTTGTTAGCTCGAAACCTATAAAATGCACAATATACTGCGTAAGCACACAGTATTAAAGGTCACaatgttaaaaacaaattatggCTACGGCTGCAAATTAATCTTCCATATTCTAACTAaagctgcttttaaaaattcaaatctctAAGAGTTGCAAATTAGAgcatacaatttaaaaatttatcgtgAGCGCAAAAAGTTAGCAGTACAGGAGATTTTGCAGGGGAGAGTTTTTGTCGGCGCGCCTCTTATTCTATTTCAAgaggtctctctctctcatgtCAGTGGCGCTATAGTCTAAAGAgaatgcaaattgaaatttactttaTGGCTGCGCGCTGCTAACACAGACAAAAATATGGTCCCGGCATTCTCCAGTTTGGCCATGCAGTGGGGCCCCCACACAGGTCATCGACCTCTGCGTTCGCCAGCTGTACAATAAATACGTGTATACATTCTGGATTTCTCGTGCGCTGCAGCGTTGCACACATTTATAACACACACCGGCCGGCCGCACGCCGCCGTCAAAGCACCGCCAGTGCCACACGCGCTTTTGCCACACTGTCTCTCACTCCTTAGTTAATTTTGCGGTGAGAGAAAGTTGCAGGAAACTTTTTATAATCACTCGGATCTCTCCCAAATTATCCAAATTATATCAACCTATCTGTTGTGAGAGTTGAGAAAACGtcacaataaattcaataaactgtttacaaattttcaaccttatatcattttataatattctcCTTTTATGATTTCAGAGCCAGTAATCACAAAATATTCTGGAAATATGGATTATATTGTAagtataaatttacaatttttattaaaataatattatataaaaaatgtacagcCTGAGCCAACTATCCGCCCGTTCCCTGACTTCAACGCCGTCGAGGATGCGACCCTTTTGCGCAAAGCGATGAAGGGATTTGGAACCGATGAGCAGGCTATTATAGACATTCTCTGCAACAGATCCAACAGCCAAAGGCAGCAGATCAAAGAGGCATTTACCCGAGAGTTTGGCAGGGtatgaaatctaaaaatttggaatttgacAGCATATATCATAACTAAAAATTCAGGATCTAATTGCGGACTTGAAGAGCGAGCTAGGAGGCAAGTTCGAGGATGTGATCGTTGGCCTGATGGACCCGCCTGTGGAGTACATGTGCAACCAACTGCACAAAGCCATGGAGGGTATGGGTACTGATGAAGCGACCATTGTTGAGATTGTTTGCAGCAGGAACAACAGAGAGATCAAAGAGATTGTCGACACATATGAACGACGTaagaacttttaattaaaaaaaattaaataacaataaaatgcgCTTTCTGGTATTAGTGCACAACAGGCCGCTTGCGGAGCATTTATGCAGTGAAACTGAAAGCTCATTCCGACGCCTTCTGACTTTGCTTGTCACTGTACGTTCAATTAATAGTATTTATAGCTCATCGTATCAAAAAGTCAcgtattttatgattttccaaTGTGTCATGCAGGGTGTGCGTGAAGAGTTCAACGTTGACTCGGATAAAGCACGAGAGGATGCTCAGAGCCTGTATGATGCTGGTGAGTCACAATCACAGGAAACCCAGCCTCGtgaaaaaacaacattttgtttaaaatttgacaggCGAGGGAAAGTGGGGCACGGACGAAGAGGTTTTCAACAAGGTCTTCACTCACAGCAGCCACGCACAACTGCGGCTGGTTTTCCAGGAATACAAAAGCATTTCCGGCGGCAAATGCATTGAAGAATCTTTGAGAAGTGAACTCTCTGGAGAGCTTCTGGATGGCATTATGGCGATTGGTAAAGAATTTGacttcataaatttttgaaaataagctTGATGCTTGGAAATTACAGTTGAGTGCGTGCAAGACAAGGTGTTGTTTTACGCCAACCGCCTGCACAAAGCCATGGAGGGACTGGGAACTAATGACGTGACGCTGATCAGAATCATCGTGAGCCGCTCCGAGATAGACTTGGCGAACATTAAGAGAGCGTATGAGAAAATCTACAACAAAACTCTCATCAGCGCCGTCAAAGTAagtcaaatgtttttttatgaatagaAGTTCTAAATAGCATTTGATCCCAG
This window encodes:
- the LOC135940670 gene encoding ATPase family gene 2 protein homolog A; translated protein: MSKNKRKSVAPWFKCEKCDSIINQKDVEHHEATCPPKIDPFLYPFITKNTIYSTIEEQKPESKNLERVPLSRHAFVVQLSQQAMQLCQLSIGDPVSVEVNGTRVARNVWPSPEGSLMSVIFSRSALELLGCKPGDVVTVQNLYSLPLPVAEVVVKLVGPENSLTGEQAMALLQRQHQERVFYVNNLIGLRYMGITLKYKVVKATPVGHPQSLEQNLQNLSLDNRAEIAPCYRVVPDTIFRMEGAHGETKKYGPFLNQVGGIDEIIKCLEEMLLNVVRPTKHPGLSPARGVLLHGAPGTGKTMLATALGHRPNISFVHIQAAETFSKFYGETETQLKSYFSSAVRKAPSIIFIDEVDVLCPKKHSSSSQQEQRVLASLVSELDSLKDKRVLVVAATGRPDAIDQSLRRPGRLDEEIELPVPNPTARKDILCKLLENVQTDIKEESVKEIADRAHGFVGADLMSLCTYAVNKASKRQSTVVEFADLEWALTQVTPSAMREVLVEVPNVKWSDIGGQAELKLKLKQAVNWPLMYPESFIRLGVNPPRGVLMYGPPGCSKTMIAKALATESGLNFLSIKGPELFSKWVGESEKAIRTVFRKARQVAPSIVFFDEVDALCGKRGDSGNESGSSVQERVLAQLLTELDGVEELRNVTVVAATNRPDRIDQALLRPGRLDRKIYVPLPDAETRREIFSIHKRKTPHSKEVDIDELVSKTDGYSGAEVSAVCHEAALAALQDDINATELCMHHFSQALVSITPRTPASLLDLYASF
- the LOC135940671 gene encoding dymeclin isoform X2, with product MGSSESRLADLSSNEFIQKFVGKEIIAPNDPFWEQFLTFTFIPPKSAVCIYWNSRKNADQRNLDESVQGICRQLLANNPRSGNFHSLVSFFIEKSICMRANDSQNDNFTFSWSTHNSLFVLKVLCKFFVENITEEDFANQFEIGGDKKSAAVEGSDQLSKLDVFLSSLVELLVDLPVRDTTYALHFEAINCLLVLLSAQLFTNQQANKSMIYRYLIAGKSSIHSCLLIKRLLSHFGTREKAPPNFMGRGDTGGSIVLGLASGIWNMLTFGLANNEPLKEGEPDSPLANQSLLLILVLVSHCTCEKNLLNPYREALFSFSNSAESGSAVSASSASFTIDFPWMYLALCNAPASDQSTLLLYLLIHCNPNMRSFIISRADIELLVVPILKTLYHAPHSNSHHIYMSLIILLILSEDEIFNRTVHQIKLRSITWYTERAISEISLGGLLVLVVIRTIQYNILKMRDKYLHTNCLAALANMSSQFSDLHPYVSQRLVSLFETLAKKHNRLSSEVAALKRSQSTVSSEQESDMEQDLAVLEDVLRMVLEILNSCLTHQLASNPNLIYTLLYKKETFEMFKSHPAFQDVVCNIDLVITYFAYKLQQIQSDLGEGDVLETIQQGAMQWNKDRLKKFPDLKFKYVEEDRPEEFFIPYVWSLVCQSSGIHWNMDKVKLFFPDTSEAVC
- the LOC135940671 gene encoding dymeclin isoform X1, whose product is MRRRLKMGSSESRLADLSSNEFIQKFVGKEIIAPNDPFWEQFLTFTFIPPKSAVCIYWNSRKNADQRNLDESVQGICRQLLANNPRSGNFHSLVSFFIEKSICMRANDSQNDNFTFSWSTHNSLFVLKVLCKFFVENITEEDFANQFEIGGDKKSAAVEGSDQLSKLDVFLSSLVELLVDLPVRDTTYALHFEAINCLLVLLSAQLFTNQQANKSMIYRYLIAGKSSIHSCLLIKRLLSHFGTREKAPPNFMGRGDTGGSIVLGLASGIWNMLTFGLANNEPLKEGEPDSPLANQSLLLILVLVSHCTCEKNLLNPYREALFSFSNSAESGSAVSASSASFTIDFPWMYLALCNAPASDQSTLLLYLLIHCNPNMRSFIISRADIELLVVPILKTLYHAPHSNSHHIYMSLIILLILSEDEIFNRTVHQIKLRSITWYTERAISEISLGGLLVLVVIRTIQYNILKMRDKYLHTNCLAALANMSSQFSDLHPYVSQRLVSLFETLAKKHNRLSSEVAALKRSQSTVSSEQESDMEQDLAVLEDVLRMVLEILNSCLTHQLASNPNLIYTLLYKKETFEMFKSHPAFQDVVCNIDLVITYFAYKLQQIQSDLGEGDVLETIQQGAMQWNKDRLKKFPDLKFKYVEEDRPEEFFIPYVWSLVCQSSGIHWNMDKVKLFFPDTSEAVC
- the LOC135940671 gene encoding dymeclin isoform X3; translated protein: MGSSESRLADLSSNEFIQKFVGKEIIAPNDPFWEQFLTFTFIPPKSAADQRNLDESVQGICRQLLANNPRSGNFHSLVSFFIEKSICMRANDSQNDNFTFSWSTHNSLFVLKVLCKFFVENITEEDFANQFEIGGDKKSAAVEGSDQLSKLDVFLSSLVELLVDLPVRDTTYALHFEAINCLLVLLSAQLFTNQQANKSMIYRYLIAGKSSIHSCLLIKRLLSHFGTREKAPPNFMGRGDTGGSIVLGLASGIWNMLTFGLANNEPLKEGEPDSPLANQSLLLILVLVSHCTCEKNLLNPYREALFSFSNSAESGSAVSASSASFTIDFPWMYLALCNAPASDQSTLLLYLLIHCNPNMRSFIISRADIELLVVPILKTLYHAPHSNSHHIYMSLIILLILSEDEIFNRTVHQIKLRSITWYTERAISEISLGGLLVLVVIRTIQYNILKMRDKYLHTNCLAALANMSSQFSDLHPYVSQRLVSLFETLAKKHNRLSSEVAALKRSQSTVSSEQESDMEQDLAVLEDVLRMVLEILNSCLTHQLASNPNLIYTLLYKKETFEMFKSHPAFQDVVCNIDLVITYFAYKLQQIQSDLGEGDVLETIQQGAMQWNKDRLKKFPDLKFKYVEEDRPEEFFIPYVWSLVCQSSGIHWNMDKVKLFFPDTSEAVC
- the LOC135940674 gene encoding annexin B10-like isoform X1, with translation MDYIPEPTIRPFPDFNAVEDATLLRKAMKGFGTDEQAIIDILCNRSNSQRQQIKEAFTREFGRDLIADLKSELGGKFEDVIVGLMDPPVEYMCNQLHKAMEGMGTDEATIVEIVCSRNNREIKEIVDTYERLHNRPLAEHLCSETESSFRRLLTLLVTVRSINSIYSSSYQKVTYFMIFQCVMQGVREEFNVDSDKAREDAQSLYDAGEGKWGTDEEVFNKVFTHSSHAQLRLVFQEYKSISGGKCIEESLRSELSGELLDGIMAIVECVQDKVLFYANRLHKAMEGLGTNDVTLIRIIVSRSEIDLANIKRAYEKIYNKTLISAVKQSETSGDYKRALLSIIGDA
- the LOC135940674 gene encoding annexin B10-like isoform X2: MDYIPEPTIRPFPDFNAVEDATLLRKAMKGFGTDEQAIIDILCNRSNSQRQQIKEAFTREFGRDLIADLKSELGGKFEDVIVGLMDPPVEYMCNQLHKAMEGMGTDEATIVEIVCSRNNREIKEIVDTYERLHNRPLAEHLCSETESSFRRLLTLLVTGVREEFNVDSDKAREDAQSLYDAGEGKWGTDEEVFNKVFTHSSHAQLRLVFQEYKSISGGKCIEESLRSELSGELLDGIMAIVECVQDKVLFYANRLHKAMEGLGTNDVTLIRIIVSRSEIDLANIKRAYEKIYNKTLISAVKQSETSGDYKRALLSIIGDA
- the LOC135940674 gene encoding annexin B10-like isoform X3 codes for the protein MDYIPEPTIRPFPDFNAVEDATLLRKAMKGFGTDEQAIIDILCNRSNSQRQQIKEAFTREFGRDLIADLKSELGGKFEDVIVGLMDPPVEYMCNQLHKAMEGMGTDEATIVEIVCSRNNREIKEIVDTYERLHNRPLAEHLCSETESSFRRLLTLLVTGVREEFNVDSDKAREDAQSLYDAGEGKWGTDEEVFNKVFTHSSHAQLRLVFQEYKSISGGKCIEESLRSELSGELLDGIMAIVECVQDKVLFYANRLHKAMEGLGTNDVTLIRIIVSRSEIDLANIKRAYEKIYNKTLISAVKSETSGDYKRALLSIIGDA